In the genome of Panthera leo isolate Ple1 chromosome F3, P.leo_Ple1_pat1.1, whole genome shotgun sequence, the window ctgcaGCCGTAGGCCTTCAGGTCCGGCTGGCCCAGGCACAGGAAGTCCCTGGGGCCCCTCCTATTCCAGCTGCCCTCAGGTCCGCCCAGCCTCCAACTGTGTAGAAAGTTCCAGGAGGCCTCCCTGCCCCACAGCCAGTGTGGCCGCCCCTCACCTCTCTGCACGCATCTTTGCAGAGTTTGATGGGGCATCGGGCGGATGACAGCGGGAACAGTTGTGATCACTGGCGGAATCCTAGCTACGGTCATTCTCCTCTGCATCATCGCCGTCCTGTGCTACTGTAGACTCCAGGTCAGTCCCCAGGGGGCACCGGGGGCAGAAACCGGGGGCCCACTTGGAGGGTGACAAAGCCCAAAGCCATGGAATGTGGGAGGCATAAGTTAAGGGGGCTGGGAATTGGGGGTGGCCAGAGGGAGCCATGCAGCCCCCACACCCTGTACACTTTGGGGTCCCCAAAGGCAGTGTGCTGGGAAGATGCTGGGTCACTGTGTTGTGTGTCCTGCGTATCTGAGCTTTCAGGACTGGTGGGAAAGGCATCCTTCTGGGGAGACGGAAAACTGCTCCCAGCTGCCCCAGTCCTGTCCTCGATAGGACAGAcatgcctctcctctctgccGCCCCGCCTCTCTCAACCACAGCCCGGAGCTGGAagcagggggaaggaagagggaaggtacTGGTCTCGCAAGGCTGGGACTGTGTATTGGTGGAACGTGGGCGTCTGGTGTTGCGTTTTAGTCTCGACACCCGGAAGCTCTCTGCACAGGGTCCTCCGTGGACAGGGGCGCGGGTGCCTTTGTGCGCTGGAAGGGGAGCATCCAGCCCTCAGGcatccctccccactctcccctcagTATTACTGCTGCAAGAAGAGCAGGGCCGAGGATGcagacgaggaggaggaagagcacgACCTGCCCACACACCCCAGAGGCCCCACCTGCAATGCCTGTAGCTCCCAAGCCCTGGACGGCCGAGGCAGCCTGGTGCCTCTCACCAGCGAGCCCTGCGGCCAGCCGTGTGGGGCGGCAGCCGGCCACTGCACCACCTGCTCCCCGTACAGCTCCCCCTTCTACATACGGACGGCTGACATGGTACCCAACGGGGGCGGAGGCGAGAGGCTCTCCTTTGCTCCTACATACTACAAGGAAGGGGGACCCCCGACCCTCAAGCTGGCAGTACCCCAGAGTTACCCGGTGACGTGGCCAGGCTCCGGGCGTGAGGCCTTCACCAATCCAAGGGCTATTAGTACAGACGTGTAACCCCGTTCACCCCCGACCCCTCCACGTACCGATGCTGCTCTCCCAGCAGGAGCCATGGGGGCAGGAGGTGATCCCCTCCAACAGCCCACGAGGActgtctcagtttcttttttttggcttttcttgcCCCACGGTGGAATCCAAGCTATTGAGTGCAGTGAGGACCAGGGCAGGGCCCGGCCCCGGGGCTCAGAGGTGGGGGCTGGCAGGTGGAGCGGGTGGCTTTGCAGGCTTCCGTGCTGGGACAGTCCTCTGCCGGCTCTGGCCCCGTCATAACCGCTCTCGCTCCCCTCGCTCCCCCAGCTTTGGTGGACGGCGGGAGGAGGCGCACCAGGAAAGCTAAGCAAAGGCCCCAGAGGCCTCCAGACTCCTTGGGGGATGGACGAAAAAGGGGCCCAGGGCCAGGGGAGACGTGAGAAtctgaggagggagaaggaggtgcTCCGGGGACCTCCCCAGGACCCGCGAGCTACAAGGAATCCAAGAAGTAGTTCGCGGTCTAGTTTCGTATTTGGTCATCACGAGGGCCACAGCCTCTGCATCTGCTCCAATAATGGGCACTGATTCCAGAACACACAACAGCTCTACCGGCCCCCTCTCTCGTGGGACACGTTGAGTTGACTTTCAGGGTCACGGCATAAGGTTGTTTGTGGAGGATGCACCGAAAGGGTCATGTCTAGCCTTGTCTCCCCGCAGATCCCTGTTCTCGGCCTTGGGAACCAGCTGCCCCTGCTGGAGAACCTAGTTCAAAGTTTTGCTGCTGAGTTTGAGCAGCTTAGCGAAGGAGGTCTACTTGCTGATGGTCTCTGGGGCCCTGGCCCACCAGCCTGAGCGCAGCGTGCGGGAGCAGTgttgtgagggtgtgtgtgtgtgtgtgtgtgtgtgtgtgtgttctccacCAGCTGGCAGAGAACACACACACCAGGGGCTTTGCCACCTTTGGGAGCTGCAGAGGGAAGGGTCTCTGATGTTCCAGCTAGAAAGGAAGAACTGACCCGCAGACAGCAGGAGTGAAAGGTGATTAAGGTGGCCGGTCCCCATGGCAACCAGCTGGCTGGTGCGGGGAGAGCCTGCAGAGTCTCCCAGGGGACATTCCCTGGTAGCTGGATTCCATGGATTCTGGGCTTGCTTCCCTCCCACCGctgctccccccaaccccacgcCAGTCTCCAGCGGGGGGGGGGTACTGTTAATTGTCCAAGCCTCGCCCTCAGTCCCCACTTAGAACTAGGCTGTGGCCTTATGCCATTTGAAGGAAAGCACCTGATGGGTTTTCTGGTTTCCTCTACAGTAAGGGGTGGCTGCTCCCCCCTTCTAAGGGCATAcctaaccccctccccaccactgtgGCATCACAGAATGCTgcagagggtggggcaggggaagagctgGCCCCTTTGCTGGAATCCCAATTTTGCATTTGAGAAACGGCCAGGTGCAGCTGGGAGAGAGCGGGGCAAGGAGAGAATTCACCACACTTCTTGCTCCACTCTGTCTGGACACACTTGTCACCTTGCATCTCCTCTGTAATTAGTGCACACTGGCTGAAGAATCAGAGGACCTGGGGGTCTGGCACACACACTCTGGTCCCTCATCAGCTCTAGGGCCAGTCATTTGTCGTCTCCGAGACCCCATTTTCTCCAGGAAAATGAGACCTGCCCAGATAGACCTAAGAGCCCGCTAGTACTCCAAACAGCCAGGACTTCCTGAAGAGACCTGCCCGCTATGCTGCTTTCCTTGCCCTCACCCTGGCAGGGGCTGGATGTACTTACCGACGGCCTGATCCAGTGTGCAAGGATGTGTGTTGAGGGCTGAAGGACCACGGTGAAACACAGGTTTAGCAGGCACAATGATTTTCACGGTCAGGGAAAAGCAACCATGTCTGATCCTACTGAGTGATTTCAAACAGTAGCATTTCCTAACATCGGGAGGCAGCTCTGGGTGGGGGTGATGAGCTCTCTCTCCCAGACCAGAGGGACCAGCCTAGGACAGCAACTTTAACCTGCTCCATCCCCTGAGCAGTCCTCATTGGGCCCAGGTGCACCCCCTTGACATGAGCTTCTGGGTCTAGCAGCCATTGTGGCTTCCCGATGACCAGCCCCAGTGCCTCCCCGCCTGGGAATTTCACAGCCAATCAGCCACAGCAAGGGCTGTCCCTCCTTTGTACCTCCTGCCTTTGGAGAAATCAAGACAGCCCAGTCAACTATCACCTGCTTCTCGCATCGATCTATTGGGGTCCCTCAGTGAAAAGCATCTTAGACAGTCCCCTCTCCTCCTATAGCTTTCTTAGCCTAAATCTTATCAATCTACACACCAAAATCTGGGTTTTGGGCACTGGAGGGATGATGGGCCATGGCCCTCCCCCACACAGCCCCACAGTGCACAGGACACAGTCTCCAGATTGCCTGTCTCCCCGTAGCTGTGACGGTCTAACCTATGGAAGAGGAAGCCCACCCATTCAATTGTGCTGCACTTTTTAGCTATGGAGTCTGTGCTACAGGACACTCTTTGGACACCTTTCGAATTGTTCCctaacaggaagaaaaggagaggctgGGAACACCCTGTCCTCTCCGCCATCTCGTCTCCACCGCCGTTTCACTGCTCCTGCTGCACATTTCCTGTCCTGCATCTTTGATAACTTGGAGTCACAACCAAGtgaatgtcaaaataaatgaggaaTTTGAAATAGAAATCCCACAGAATGCTCTGTTATTCACCTGAGGAGGGGGCAGCTGGGCACGGATTTAAGAGTGAACGCTCCTTTTTATTTCCCAGAATGTCCGTTTTCAACACCAAGATGTACCAGctgcttctcccttcctgctTCTGCGCTAATAGGTCTCCTCTGCCATGTCGCCTGCTGTCCCCCGCCCGCCCTGCTACCTCAGTCAGAACTCGCACCCAGGGAGGATGTGTTGTTTGTTGGGAGAGGGGATGTGAAGATAGTAGCTGCTGCCGCCCCTGAGGCGGAAGTGGCCCAGCCCGCTTACAGGGAGCCTCACAGGGAGCAACCCAGGCTTCcgccctgctccctgccccccaccccccccaccccctcactgtCCAGGCCCCTGGTGTCCCCACCTGTAGTTCTGGGTTAAATCACCAACCCTCCAAAGCCTGAGGAGACCTGAACACACTGCCAGCCCTTGCACGTtgggaagagacagaagaggagagcGTTTGGGGATCAGAACCTGGTAGACGCCGCAAAACCAGGAGAGGCATGGAGTGTGGACCAGAGAACCCGGAAATAGCGTTGTGCGTGAAAGGGAGCGTCCGGGGAGGGTGAGGATGAGGATGGATCCGTGTGCGGGACTCTGCgtgtgtctgagagagagagggagacaccccctccccttctcggGGCCAGTGTGACTACAGCTGGGTGGGCAGTGGGCAGCCTGACCTGCAGAGCTCAGACACTCTGCTCCTGCAGGCCTCTGGTAGTGCCGTGGGGCACAGCTTCAGCCTCAGCCCTGGTGGCCATTGGCCACAGCGCGGCCACCAGTCGTCTTCTGGGAACAGAAACCTGAAGCTCTTCTGTCTCATCATCACACCCACCCCAACCTCAAGCCATCTCCTCCCCTGCAAAGTGGCTCAGGCCCACTCTATCCCTGCCTCTCAGATGGCTCCTCTGGGAGGTTGGGCTGCCCCACATCTTTGTGCAGCCCCGGGCGACGTGAGGGTCACAGCCCTGGCCCAGTTCTTCTCCCTGGTGGCACCTGAGTGCCCTCAGCCTCAGCCCCAGGCCTCGGGTCTTACTACACCTTCTATGTCCAAATGGGCAGGGACGGGAGGACAGGAGCAGTGGTCAAGATCACAGGTCCATCAACTCAGTACCCATGGGCTTCTGTGACCGTCACAGCCCTTGGTACCCTAGACACTGTCAGCCCCCTAAGCTGCATCATGCCAGTCCGGATCCCTGAGGTTTCTCCAGAGAGAAGCTTCTTCCACTGTCAAAGCTTCTCATCCCATTTTCTATACTCAAGTTTACAAGTACTGCTCAGAGATCACTGATCATTTCCAGGAAAAGAGGACCAAACCATAAGTATCTGAGGCCAGGAGCTCCTGACagcacaaaagcaagaaaaa includes:
- the FAM163A gene encoding protein FAM163A — encoded protein: MTAGTVVITGGILATVILLCIIAVLCYCRLQYYCCKKSRAEDADEEEEEHDLPTHPRGPTCNACSSQALDGRGSLVPLTSEPCGQPCGAAAGHCTTCSPYSSPFYIRTADMVPNGGGGERLSFAPTYYKEGGPPTLKLAVPQSYPVTWPGSGREAFTNPRAISTDV